Proteins encoded within one genomic window of Hahella chejuensis KCTC 2396:
- a CDS encoding alkene reductase, translating to MHYPLLFNPGVIGALDIANRIVMAPMTRARTAQPEDAPRDLMATYYAQRAQAGLIVSEATQISAQGKGYSFTPGIYTNAQIAGWRKVTDAVHAAGGRIFCQLWHVGRMSHASLHEDGMPVAPSAIAPDAKVWIVGEDGLGEMLDCPTPRALTQADIQAIIRDYRQAALNAMEAGFDGVEIHGANGYLIDQFLRATANQRDDDYGGSLDKRIRFVQEVARTVCDAIGAHRVGIRLSPFITQRGMDDPEAPAAILTAAKTFDELGMAYIHLAEADWDDAPPVPDSFRRHLREVFSGAVIVAGNYNADKANAILKAGHADYVAFGRMFLANPDLPYRLQHNLELNAITDPSTLFGGDAAGYTDYPAYSGAAQVS from the coding sequence ATGCATTATCCATTACTGTTTAACCCGGGTGTAATTGGCGCACTGGACATCGCCAACCGCATTGTCATGGCGCCGATGACCCGCGCCCGCACGGCCCAGCCTGAAGACGCACCTCGCGATCTCATGGCGACCTATTACGCCCAGCGGGCGCAAGCCGGATTGATCGTCAGCGAGGCCACGCAGATTTCGGCACAGGGCAAAGGCTACTCTTTCACCCCCGGGATCTATACCAACGCACAAATCGCCGGCTGGCGCAAAGTCACAGACGCCGTCCACGCCGCCGGCGGACGGATTTTTTGCCAGCTCTGGCATGTCGGCAGAATGTCGCACGCTTCGTTGCATGAAGACGGCATGCCGGTTGCGCCCTCCGCCATCGCCCCTGACGCCAAAGTCTGGATCGTAGGCGAGGACGGCTTAGGAGAGATGCTGGATTGCCCCACCCCGCGCGCGCTCACTCAGGCGGACATCCAGGCGATTATTCGGGATTACCGCCAGGCGGCGCTTAACGCGATGGAGGCGGGATTTGACGGCGTGGAGATTCACGGCGCCAATGGTTATTTGATCGACCAGTTCCTGCGCGCCACCGCCAATCAGCGCGACGACGACTATGGCGGCAGCCTCGACAAGCGTATCCGTTTCGTGCAGGAGGTGGCGCGTACTGTGTGCGACGCCATCGGCGCACATCGGGTCGGCATCCGCTTATCGCCGTTCATCACTCAAAGAGGCATGGACGATCCGGAAGCGCCTGCGGCCATCCTGACGGCGGCGAAAACCTTCGACGAACTGGGCATGGCGTACATCCATCTGGCGGAAGCGGACTGGGACGACGCCCCACCCGTGCCGGACAGTTTCCGCCGCCATCTACGGGAAGTCTTCAGCGGCGCGGTGATCGTGGCGGGCAATTACAACGCCGACAAAGCCAACGCGATCCTCAAAGCAGGCCATGCCGATTATGTCGCCTTTGGACGCATGTTCCTGGCGAATCCAGACCTGCCCTACCGCCTGCAACACAATCTGGAGCTGAACGCCATCACCGATCCATCTACCTTGTTTGGCGGCGATGCGGCGGGATATACGGACTACCCCGCCTATAGCGGCGCCGCGCAAGTATCATGA
- a CDS encoding LysR family transcriptional regulator has product MSKIDDIELFVRVVRAGGLAAAGREVGLSPASMTARMNALEARYQTRLLQRSTRSIALTEAGARFYEAGQRVVAEMAQAEAALLEKEGELRGSLRVTATSDFGRHYVAPALAQFVSLHPQVRPALHLHDGVVNLIEEGFDLAIRYGNLPDSNLIVRPLVADNRRVLCASPAYVASFGQPQTPEDLQAHRCLVMTRFGEMLAEWRFQSDSGWRTLTVEAFLASNDGALIRQWALAGMGIALKSWCDVSRDITQGRLLQLLPDQVVGLHGADAGAVGLQMIYPSRKYTPACVKAFMDYLGEFVNSEAGL; this is encoded by the coding sequence ATGAGCAAGATTGACGACATTGAGCTGTTTGTCAGAGTGGTGCGCGCAGGCGGACTGGCGGCGGCCGGACGGGAAGTGGGCTTGTCGCCGGCGAGTATGACGGCGCGCATGAATGCGCTGGAGGCTCGTTATCAGACCCGGTTATTACAGCGCAGCACCCGCAGCATCGCATTGACTGAGGCGGGCGCGCGTTTTTACGAGGCGGGTCAGCGGGTTGTGGCGGAAATGGCGCAGGCGGAAGCGGCGCTGCTGGAGAAAGAAGGGGAGCTGCGCGGCTCGTTGCGCGTCACCGCCACCTCGGATTTTGGCCGGCATTATGTGGCCCCGGCGCTGGCGCAGTTTGTCAGCCTGCATCCCCAGGTGCGTCCCGCTTTGCACTTGCATGACGGAGTCGTGAACCTGATTGAAGAAGGCTTTGATCTCGCCATTCGCTACGGCAATCTGCCGGACAGCAATCTCATTGTGCGCCCTCTGGTGGCTGACAATCGTCGCGTGCTTTGCGCGTCGCCTGCGTATGTGGCGTCATTTGGACAGCCTCAAACGCCGGAAGACCTGCAGGCGCATCGTTGTCTGGTGATGACGCGTTTTGGAGAAATGTTGGCGGAGTGGCGTTTTCAGTCCGATTCAGGCTGGCGAACGCTGACGGTGGAGGCCTTTCTGGCGAGTAACGATGGCGCGCTGATCCGGCAATGGGCGTTGGCGGGGATGGGTATTGCGCTGAAATCCTGGTGCGATGTGAGTCGGGATATCACGCAAGGACGGCTGCTCCAACTGTTGCCGGATCAGGTCGTCGGCCTGCATGGCGCAGATGCGGGCGCAGTAGGGCTGCAGATGATCTACCCCAGCCGCAAATACACGCCAGCCTGCGTAAAGGCGTTTATGGATTATCTGGGCGAGTTCGTAAACAGTGAAGCCGGCCTGTGA
- a CDS encoding DUF11 domain-containing protein, which translates to MKKLIAAGLLSCPALGFALEISAPIVGNATFSDNDVDGRFESIYSTSYLYVHWRNVNYLNQRYARRAVIEIDLSEFPDDRRLEQAWFEFDLTGYSNKPNVAFWGYSGDGVVDLSDAERGEALIATQAIDGTGDWRVDLSQYARKLKAEGKRYLGVNIRSTNEGKRETTYDDEITFPGYQSNSDVFKGVRFLMSDEPGAPYTPDNVLFQHHFEWGMPSQDEGFQFRSSNRGGRMNVVNGRLRMDQTNYFSTPTSNEMDWTVDLSNASQVRLSFYQAETSDEAAMLPESFAGSAEGDGVSISNNGVDWYPVVNADRLDLGAAGGRVEVDLDAQVERIRATLDSTFEYGPDFKIRFQQFGVSKFGYDGRDWGDLLLTGRHVGDATDLEAAFAAPVETVVNADTEVKFNITNLGSYKAVGARAKLTLPVSARTLSTPAGCERAGDLITCFAGELEPGAEKEFVLSFKPSQEGRLPMSLTVGAATNDPVEQNNVSNHDIPVLAGPALVPADIQLNPN; encoded by the coding sequence ATGAAAAAATTAATAGCTGCGGGTTTGTTGAGCTGTCCGGCCCTGGGTTTTGCATTGGAAATCAGTGCGCCGATAGTGGGCAATGCGACCTTTTCCGATAACGATGTCGATGGGCGATTCGAGTCCATTTATTCCACCAGCTATCTCTATGTGCACTGGCGCAACGTTAATTACCTGAATCAACGCTATGCGCGGCGAGCGGTCATTGAGATAGATCTGAGCGAATTTCCAGACGACCGTCGTCTGGAGCAGGCATGGTTTGAGTTTGATCTGACTGGATACAGCAATAAGCCGAATGTGGCTTTTTGGGGCTACAGCGGCGACGGCGTGGTGGACTTATCCGATGCGGAAAGAGGAGAGGCGCTGATTGCGACTCAGGCCATTGATGGTACTGGAGACTGGCGGGTGGATCTGAGCCAGTATGCGCGCAAGTTGAAGGCTGAAGGGAAGCGCTATCTCGGCGTGAATATTCGCTCCACCAACGAGGGCAAAAGGGAGACCACCTACGACGATGAAATCACTTTTCCGGGATATCAGAGCAACAGTGATGTATTTAAAGGCGTTCGCTTCCTCATGAGTGATGAGCCCGGCGCGCCCTATACTCCCGACAATGTGTTGTTCCAGCATCATTTTGAATGGGGAATGCCTTCCCAGGATGAAGGCTTCCAGTTCAGAAGCAGCAACCGAGGCGGGCGTATGAACGTCGTCAATGGCCGTCTGCGGATGGATCAGACCAACTATTTTTCCACGCCAACGTCGAATGAGATGGATTGGACGGTGGATCTCAGCAATGCTTCGCAAGTCAGGTTGAGCTTTTATCAGGCTGAAACCAGTGATGAGGCCGCGATGCTTCCCGAGAGCTTTGCCGGTTCTGCGGAGGGGGATGGCGTCAGCATCAGCAACAATGGCGTGGATTGGTATCCGGTCGTCAATGCGGACCGTCTCGACCTCGGCGCTGCGGGCGGACGGGTTGAAGTCGATCTGGACGCACAGGTCGAGCGTATTCGCGCCACACTGGACTCGACCTTTGAATACGGTCCCGACTTCAAAATACGCTTCCAGCAATTTGGCGTCAGCAAATTTGGCTACGACGGCAGAGACTGGGGGGATTTGTTATTGACGGGCAGGCATGTCGGCGATGCAACGGACCTGGAAGCGGCGTTCGCTGCTCCGGTGGAAACGGTAGTCAACGCCGACACCGAGGTTAAATTTAATATCACTAATCTGGGCTCTTATAAGGCGGTGGGCGCTCGCGCCAAACTGACTTTACCGGTAAGCGCCCGCACCCTGTCCACACCTGCCGGATGCGAACGCGCAGGCGATCTGATCACTTGTTTCGCTGGCGAACTCGAACCGGGCGCGGAGAAAGAATTCGTATTGTCTTTCAAGCCCAGCCAGGAAGGGCGCTTGCCCATGTCGCTCACTGTGGGCGCGGCGACAAACGACCCTGTAGAGCAGAATAACGTTTCGAACCATGATATTCCTGTCCTGGCTGGACCTGCTCTCGTACCGGCGGATATTCAGTTGAATCCAAATTAA
- a CDS encoding VOC family protein: MTSASVNRVTPMYINHVLIRSKDLTAMTTFLVEVIGLRNGDRPGFRFPGAWLYSDDRPIVHLVGADASDEEQAAYLGDNALEGRGAIDHVALAGADYEQLLTRLRHHGATYNERTVPASREHQVFVEGPEGLKLELLFAEDKTPYPS; the protein is encoded by the coding sequence ATGACATCAGCATCCGTCAACAGAGTGACTCCCATGTATATCAATCATGTTCTGATTCGCAGCAAAGACCTGACGGCCATGACGACGTTTCTCGTAGAGGTTATCGGACTCAGGAACGGCGACCGTCCCGGCTTCCGCTTTCCCGGCGCCTGGCTGTACAGCGACGACCGTCCCATCGTTCATTTGGTCGGCGCGGATGCGTCGGACGAAGAGCAGGCCGCCTATCTTGGCGATAACGCGTTGGAAGGACGCGGCGCCATTGATCATGTCGCGCTGGCGGGCGCCGATTACGAGCAACTCTTAACCCGTTTACGCCATCACGGCGCGACCTATAACGAGCGCACCGTGCCCGCTTCACGGGAACATCAGGTTTTTGTGGAAGGTCCAGAGGGACTGAAGCTGGAACTGTTGTTCGCCGAAGACAAAACCCCTTATCCCTCTTGA
- a CDS encoding DsbA family protein, with protein sequence MVELDYFYDPLCGWCYGAAPLISKARELMPVNLRAGGLMIGANRQPVNDALRNYVMPHDQRIHALTGQPFGDAYFNGLLRDQEAVFDSEPPIRAVLAAESLGGDALAMLRRLQQAHYVEGERIADLATLTRLAQSLGLDGERFTAQMAVNASSTAAHIQAARREMMRLSLRGYPSLALIIDGSVVPVTVGPYLGKPDAFAAHLGALIGSKAQNDDTDDAPFCTPDGCS encoded by the coding sequence GTGGTAGAACTCGACTACTTTTACGATCCGCTCTGCGGGTGGTGCTACGGCGCAGCCCCGTTGATCAGCAAAGCGCGAGAGCTGATGCCGGTTAACCTGCGCGCTGGCGGTTTGATGATCGGCGCCAATCGACAACCGGTGAATGACGCGCTGCGCAATTATGTGATGCCCCATGACCAGCGGATTCACGCGCTGACAGGGCAGCCTTTTGGAGACGCCTACTTCAATGGCCTGTTGCGGGATCAGGAGGCGGTATTCGATTCGGAACCGCCGATCCGCGCGGTACTGGCGGCGGAAAGCCTGGGCGGCGACGCACTGGCGATGTTGCGCCGCCTGCAACAGGCGCATTATGTCGAAGGCGAGCGCATTGCTGATCTGGCGACCTTGACCCGGCTGGCGCAAAGCCTTGGCTTGGATGGCGAACGCTTCACCGCGCAGATGGCCGTCAACGCCAGCTCCACCGCCGCCCATATTCAGGCAGCGCGACGGGAGATGATGCGCCTGAGCCTGCGCGGCTATCCCTCACTGGCGCTGATTATCGACGGCTCCGTGGTTCCGGTGACTGTCGGCCCCTATCTCGGCAAACCCGACGCCTTCGCCGCACATCTGGGAGCATTGATAGGGAGCAAGGCGCAGAATGACGACACGGACGACGCGCCGTTTTGTACGCCTGACGGCTGTTCCTGA
- a CDS encoding alkaline phosphatase D family protein, with amino-acid sequence MKRISRREFIRVTAAGMGALAISTGLAGCSSDDDANSTYQVTFSHGVASGDPLSDRVIIWTRALPDDTGAEVSVSWEVADDAGFSNLLHNGTTQTSAAQDFTVKVDVLNLQPGATYYYRFTANGSASPAGATKTLPTVSPEQVKFAVFSCANYPAGHFNVYAEAALHDDLDAVIHLGDYIYEYGAGGYATEDAAAIGRTLPDDNANEILSLADYRKRYALYRSDANLQALHRKTPFITVWDDHEIADDTWKSGAKNHNDGEGEFEDRKIAALQAYFEWMPIRPVVDDNQEIIYRQFQFGDLVSLYMLDTRVLARDKQLDYLDYLDPVSGAFNAPQFSADVSDANRTLLGAEQRNWLQNTMAASNATWQVLGQQILMGRMLLPAELLTQLLNPDPNTILPAFAELANIKGRILMGDPSVTDAERVRVETVLPYNLDAWDGYAAEREVLFETAKAMNKNLVALAGDTHNAWASDLKTLSGDHVGVEFATASVSSPGLETYLSLPDDEATIAQTELGVTTLVSDLRYLNVNQRGYLLTTFTADEARADWRFVDTVKSPTYQLAAARSVSYKTLPGSNNRKLIEV; translated from the coding sequence ATGAAAAGAATAAGCAGACGCGAATTTATCAGAGTCACCGCCGCCGGCATGGGGGCGTTGGCGATATCCACTGGTCTGGCGGGGTGCAGCTCCGATGACGACGCCAATTCAACCTATCAGGTGACCTTCAGTCACGGCGTCGCCAGCGGCGATCCGCTCAGCGACCGCGTGATCATCTGGACCCGCGCCCTCCCCGACGATACCGGCGCTGAAGTGTCGGTATCCTGGGAGGTGGCGGACGACGCAGGCTTCAGCAACCTGCTGCATAACGGAACCACGCAGACATCCGCTGCGCAGGACTTCACCGTCAAGGTGGACGTGCTGAATCTGCAACCCGGAGCGACTTATTACTACCGTTTCACCGCAAACGGCTCGGCCTCTCCCGCAGGCGCCACCAAAACCCTACCGACGGTCAGCCCGGAACAGGTCAAGTTCGCCGTTTTCTCCTGCGCCAATTATCCCGCCGGACACTTCAACGTATACGCGGAAGCAGCCTTGCATGACGACCTGGACGCGGTCATACATCTGGGAGACTACATCTACGAATACGGCGCCGGCGGTTATGCGACGGAAGACGCCGCCGCCATCGGACGCACGTTGCCGGACGACAACGCCAACGAGATCCTCTCGCTTGCCGATTACCGCAAGCGCTATGCGCTGTATCGCAGCGACGCCAATCTACAGGCGCTGCACCGCAAAACCCCGTTCATCACCGTCTGGGATGACCACGAGATTGCTGACGACACCTGGAAGTCCGGCGCTAAAAACCACAATGACGGCGAAGGCGAGTTTGAAGACCGCAAAATAGCGGCGCTGCAGGCTTACTTCGAATGGATGCCGATTCGGCCGGTTGTGGATGACAATCAGGAGATCATTTATCGCCAGTTCCAGTTCGGCGATCTGGTGTCCCTCTACATGCTCGACACCCGCGTGCTCGCCCGCGACAAACAACTGGATTATCTCGATTATCTGGACCCGGTCAGCGGCGCCTTCAACGCGCCTCAGTTCAGCGCAGACGTCAGCGACGCCAACCGTACGCTGCTGGGCGCGGAACAGCGAAACTGGCTGCAAAACACCATGGCTGCGTCCAACGCCACCTGGCAGGTGCTGGGACAGCAAATATTGATGGGGCGCATGCTGCTGCCTGCGGAACTACTGACCCAGCTGCTGAATCCAGATCCCAACACCATCCTGCCTGCATTCGCCGAGCTGGCGAACATCAAGGGCCGTATCCTGATGGGCGATCCCAGCGTGACGGATGCCGAGCGCGTAAGGGTAGAGACCGTACTGCCTTACAACCTGGACGCCTGGGACGGCTATGCAGCAGAACGGGAAGTGTTGTTCGAGACGGCGAAGGCCATGAACAAGAATCTGGTGGCGCTGGCGGGAGACACCCACAACGCCTGGGCCAGCGACCTGAAAACCCTGTCCGGCGACCATGTCGGCGTGGAGTTCGCCACCGCGTCAGTGTCCTCTCCCGGTCTGGAAACCTACCTTTCCCTGCCGGATGACGAGGCCACGATTGCCCAGACCGAGTTGGGCGTGACCACGCTGGTGAGCGACTTGCGATACCTGAACGTCAATCAACGCGGCTACCTGCTGACCACGTTCACCGCAGACGAAGCCAGGGCGGACTGGCGTTTCGTCGACACCGTGAAGAGCCCCACCTACCAACTGGCCGCCGCGCGTTCCGTCAGTTATAAAACGCTGCCGGGGTCGAATAACCGCAAGTTGATTGAAGTTTGA